From a region of the Neobacillus niacini genome:
- a CDS encoding amino acid permease, translating into MAQQELKRDLKNRHVQLIAIGGTIGTGLFLGSGKAIQLAGPSIIFAYLIVGIAVFFVMRALGELLLSKAGYQSFTDIAEDYLGPRAAFVTGWTYWFCWIMVAMADVIAVGVYVQYWFDIPQWVPAIISLIILLGLNLLTVKLFGELEFWFALIKVITILVLISIGVILLVMGFNTDAGTVTVQNLWEHGGLFPNGISGFLLSFQMVVFAYVGVELVGVSAAETSNPEKNIPSAINKIPARILFFYVGALIILLCVNPWTELNAAESPFVKTFSLVGIPIAAGIINFVVLTSAASACNSGLFSTSRILFNLSKNDQAPSNFAKLNKNYVPSNALLTSTLVVSVGALLSKLIPTQAFGIVTTISAICFIWVWGVILLCHIKYKKTQPQLQAKSTFKAPFTPFINYAVLTLFAIVLIIMMVAEETRPALLLTPLWFILLFILYPNSRKKDKDIKLSA; encoded by the coding sequence ATGGCACAGCAAGAATTAAAGAGGGATTTAAAAAATCGGCATGTTCAGCTAATTGCAATTGGAGGCACCATTGGCACTGGATTATTTTTAGGTTCAGGTAAAGCGATTCAATTGGCTGGACCATCGATTATCTTTGCTTATTTAATCGTGGGTATTGCTGTCTTTTTTGTTATGAGGGCACTAGGAGAACTTTTGTTGTCTAAAGCGGGTTATCAATCTTTTACAGACATTGCGGAAGATTATCTTGGACCTCGGGCTGCGTTTGTGACTGGCTGGACGTATTGGTTTTGTTGGATTATGGTTGCTATGGCTGATGTTATTGCAGTTGGAGTCTATGTACAATATTGGTTTGATATTCCACAATGGGTACCTGCTATCATCTCCTTAATCATTTTATTAGGACTCAATCTATTAACGGTAAAGCTTTTTGGTGAATTGGAGTTTTGGTTTGCTTTAATAAAAGTAATTACCATTCTCGTCTTAATTAGCATTGGGGTTATTTTGCTTGTGATGGGATTCAATACAGATGCAGGAACGGTAACAGTTCAAAATCTTTGGGAACATGGTGGACTGTTTCCAAACGGAATTTCAGGTTTCTTATTATCATTCCAAATGGTTGTATTCGCTTATGTAGGAGTCGAACTAGTGGGTGTATCGGCAGCGGAAACCTCCAATCCAGAAAAGAATATCCCATCGGCTATTAATAAAATTCCAGCAAGAATTCTTTTTTTCTACGTTGGCGCACTAATTATTCTATTATGTGTGAATCCATGGACAGAGCTAAATGCAGCAGAAAGTCCTTTTGTAAAAACGTTTAGTTTGGTTGGAATTCCAATAGCCGCAGGAATTATTAATTTTGTCGTATTAACTTCAGCCGCTTCTGCTTGTAACAGCGGGTTGTTTTCAACAAGCCGGATCCTTTTCAATTTAAGCAAAAATGATCAGGCGCCATCCAATTTTGCAAAACTGAATAAAAATTATGTACCAAGCAACGCATTATTGACATCCACGCTTGTGGTATCAGTCGGTGCGCTGTTGAGTAAACTTATTCCGACACAAGCTTTTGGTATCGTAACAACCATTAGTGCTATTTGTTTTATTTGGGTCTGGGGAGTCATTCTCCTTTGCCATATAAAATACAAGAAAACACAGCCGCAGTTACAGGCAAAATCAACATTCAAAGCACCTTTCACACCATTTATTAACTATGCTGTCCTTACGTTGTTTGCAATAGTTCTCATCATTATGATGGTTGCGGAAGAAACACGTCCTGCCTTATTGTTGACACCGCTATGGTTTATTCTATTATTTATTTTGTATCCCAATAGTAGAAAAAAGGATAAAGATATCAAACTATCAGCATAG
- a CDS encoding ABC transporter substrate-binding protein → MEKRISKITLLLVACLVLVISGCTSKSNSDGEKNKEGLTEFTLFSADPHNQWDDMSSPVSKMVKEKTGVTLKPEFDVNGGDQKIALMVASGEYPDLITPKGGAGTLVEAGALIDLSDLIEEHAPNLKKIYGDYMNRLKWSSKDESIYILPTTPVDTQYFSPGHGVGLQHSVVKELGFPEIKTLKDYENAIKQYKEKYPEVNGQPTIGLSLLADDWRIMISTTNPAFWTTGVSDDGEFYVDPKTYEAIFHYKRPEEKEYFRWLNHMNAEGLLDPESFVQKYDQYLAKLSSGRVLGIIDDDWEFAEAQRSLREQGSHDKMYGLYPATLTEDMRHANFQNAGYLAGWGIGITVDCKDPVAAIKFLDYLASEEGQILQNWGIEGEHYTIEDGKRVISDEEMDKRNNNANYVKETGIGVLKGFAPAYGDGVLDSNGQTYTIASPEQVKDSYTDVEKEVLSNYGVEMWKELYPQEDEFPVKPWGVSFNIQVPSDSDLALIEQKVLDIVKKRIPEAILAKPADFDKVYDNFLKEIDKAGAKEAEVMRTELIKERVELWNN, encoded by the coding sequence ATGGAAAAGCGTATTAGCAAGATTACTTTGTTATTAGTTGCTTGCTTAGTACTGGTCATTTCTGGCTGTACAAGTAAGTCTAATAGTGATGGCGAGAAAAATAAAGAAGGACTAACAGAGTTCACATTATTCAGCGCCGATCCACATAACCAATGGGATGATATGAGCAGCCCTGTCAGTAAAATGGTAAAAGAAAAAACAGGAGTAACCTTAAAACCAGAATTTGACGTAAATGGTGGAGATCAGAAAATTGCCTTAATGGTTGCAAGTGGCGAATACCCTGACTTAATCACACCAAAAGGTGGAGCAGGTACATTAGTTGAAGCTGGCGCACTTATCGATCTTTCTGACCTTATAGAAGAGCATGCTCCAAACTTGAAAAAAATCTATGGTGATTACATGAACCGCTTAAAATGGAGCAGTAAAGACGAGTCTATCTATATTCTGCCAACAACCCCAGTAGATACACAATATTTTAGTCCAGGTCATGGTGTTGGACTACAGCACTCAGTAGTGAAGGAACTAGGATTTCCTGAGATTAAAACGCTAAAGGATTATGAAAACGCTATTAAACAATATAAAGAAAAATACCCTGAAGTAAATGGGCAGCCTACCATTGGATTGTCATTACTCGCAGATGATTGGCGTATTATGATTTCTACCACTAACCCGGCTTTCTGGACAACGGGAGTATCGGATGATGGTGAATTCTATGTTGATCCTAAAACATATGAAGCCATCTTCCATTACAAACGTCCAGAAGAAAAAGAGTATTTCCGCTGGTTGAACCATATGAATGCTGAAGGTTTATTAGACCCAGAAAGCTTTGTTCAAAAATACGACCAATACTTAGCAAAATTATCTTCCGGCCGTGTATTAGGGATTATTGACGATGATTGGGAATTTGCTGAGGCACAGCGCTCATTACGTGAACAAGGTTCACATGACAAAATGTATGGATTATACCCTGCAACGTTAACGGAGGATATGAGACACGCTAACTTCCAAAATGCTGGTTACTTAGCTGGATGGGGTATTGGTATCACAGTTGATTGTAAAGATCCAGTAGCGGCTATTAAGTTCCTTGATTATCTTGCTTCTGAAGAAGGTCAAATTCTTCAAAACTGGGGAATTGAAGGAGAACACTACACAATCGAAGATGGTAAACGTGTCATTTCTGATGAAGAAATGGATAAAAGAAATAACAATGCTAACTATGTAAAAGAAACTGGAATTGGTGTTCTAAAAGGGTTTGCACCTGCTTATGGCGATGGTGTTCTAGACTCTAATGGACAGACCTATACCATCGCATCTCCTGAGCAAGTAAAAGATTCTTATACGGATGTAGAAAAAGAAGTACTTTCTAACTATGGAGTTGAAATGTGGAAAGAATTATATCCACAAGAAGATGAATTCCCTGTAAAACCTTGGGGTGTATCTTTTAATATCCAAGTTCCAAGTGATTCAGACTTAGCGCTAATCGAACAAAAAGTACTAGATATTGTGAAGAAACGTATTCCAGAGGCCATTTTAGCGAAGCCTGCTGACTTTGATAAAGTTTATGATAACTTCTTAAAAGAAATAGATAAGGCTGGTGCAAAAGAAGCAGAAGTAATGCGTACTGAACTAATTAAAGAAAGAGTAGAGCTTTGGAATAACTAA
- the yicI gene encoding alpha-xylosidase — translation MKFTDGYWLIREGLELISGVQFFKATQSGNTLKVLVAPKDISDRAFQLDTALLTVEFSAPIKNAIRVKIVHHKGKVKRGPEFNLFEKQIPVSIEETEEQISFTSGKTSAVINKKGPWEVKYFYNGKKMTASGYKAMTHITESADKTTYVREELNLGVGENIYGLGERFTSFVKNGQVVELWNQDGGTASQQSYKNIPFYLSNKGYGVFINHPENVSLEIASEKVSKVQFSVKGESLEYVIFGGETLKNVISNYTSLTGKPALPPAWSFGLWLSTSFTTNYDEETVNSFVEGMRDRDIPLSVFHYDCFWMEALNWTDFEWDQKMFPDPDGMLKRMKEKNLKICVWINPYIAQESKLFDEAAANGYLIKRRNGDVWQWDRWQPGMGIVDFTNPAACEWYASHLRRLVDMGVDSFKTDFGERIPTDVVYYDGSDPDKMHNYYTFLYNKVVFDVLKDKLGDGEVTLFARSATAGGQQFPVHWGGDCDATYESMAESIRGGLSLGLTGFGFWSHDIGGFESTAPADLFKRWVAFGLLSSHSRLHGSKSYRVPWAYDEEAVEVTKFFTKLKAKLMPYIFNSANESSTLGLPMMRAMLLEFQDDLAAETLDRQYMFGDSLLVAPILNEEGDVSFYLPKGKWTHLLTNEIVDGGTWTHENHDYLSLPLYARPNSIIAMGSDEYHADYDYADNVELHLFQLEDGKTTTVTVRNPKSEVELTVTATRFGNELIVNATETTGKPWSLLLRGISEISKTDNVKIEATDLGMKLIPEQGTQSFKVSL, via the coding sequence ATGAAATTTACAGATGGTTATTGGTTGATTCGAGAAGGACTCGAGCTAATTTCCGGGGTGCAGTTTTTTAAAGCTACTCAATCCGGAAACACATTAAAGGTACTAGTTGCGCCAAAGGATATCTCTGACCGTGCATTCCAGTTAGATACAGCTTTATTGACAGTTGAATTTTCAGCACCAATCAAAAATGCAATTCGCGTAAAAATTGTCCACCATAAAGGGAAGGTTAAGCGAGGACCGGAATTTAATTTATTTGAAAAGCAAATCCCTGTTTCAATAGAGGAAACGGAAGAACAAATTAGCTTCACTAGTGGGAAAACGAGTGCAGTTATCAATAAAAAAGGACCATGGGAAGTCAAATACTTTTATAATGGTAAAAAAATGACGGCCAGCGGTTATAAGGCAATGACTCATATTACCGAAAGTGCTGATAAAACAACCTATGTGAGAGAAGAACTGAATTTAGGTGTTGGGGAAAATATTTACGGTCTTGGAGAACGATTTACATCTTTTGTGAAGAATGGCCAAGTTGTTGAATTATGGAATCAGGATGGTGGAACGGCATCACAGCAATCATATAAAAATATCCCTTTTTACCTATCTAATAAAGGTTATGGAGTATTTATTAACCATCCAGAAAATGTTTCATTAGAAATCGCTTCAGAAAAAGTATCAAAAGTTCAATTCAGTGTTAAAGGTGAATCATTAGAATACGTTATTTTTGGCGGGGAAACATTGAAAAATGTTATATCCAATTACACATCCTTAACAGGGAAACCTGCATTGCCGCCTGCCTGGTCATTTGGACTATGGTTATCTACCTCTTTTACGACAAACTATGATGAAGAAACGGTTAATAGTTTCGTAGAAGGAATGCGTGACAGAGATATTCCACTTTCTGTTTTCCATTATGATTGTTTCTGGATGGAGGCTTTAAACTGGACTGACTTTGAATGGGATCAGAAAATGTTTCCTGACCCAGATGGAATGTTAAAACGGATGAAAGAGAAAAATTTAAAAATTTGTGTTTGGATTAATCCGTATATTGCTCAGGAATCCAAACTATTTGATGAAGCAGCTGCTAACGGCTATCTTATTAAACGACGTAATGGAGATGTGTGGCAGTGGGATAGATGGCAGCCAGGTATGGGAATTGTTGATTTTACAAATCCAGCTGCTTGTGAATGGTATGCCAGCCATCTTAGAAGATTAGTAGATATGGGTGTTGATTCCTTTAAGACTGATTTTGGTGAAAGAATACCTACGGATGTTGTTTACTATGATGGCTCAGACCCAGATAAAATGCACAATTATTATACGTTTTTATATAACAAAGTTGTATTTGATGTATTAAAGGATAAGCTCGGAGATGGAGAGGTAACCTTATTTGCCAGGTCAGCCACTGCGGGTGGTCAACAATTCCCAGTCCATTGGGGCGGTGATTGTGATGCTACCTATGAATCTATGGCTGAAAGTATCCGAGGAGGATTGTCGCTTGGATTGACAGGTTTTGGATTCTGGAGTCATGATATTGGCGGATTTGAAAGTACAGCACCAGCTGATTTATTTAAGCGCTGGGTTGCATTTGGTTTACTATCAAGTCATAGCCGATTACACGGCAGCAAGTCTTACCGTGTACCTTGGGCATACGATGAAGAAGCAGTAGAGGTAACAAAATTCTTTACGAAATTAAAGGCAAAATTAATGCCGTATATATTTAATTCAGCAAATGAATCTTCAACCCTAGGACTTCCTATGATGAGAGCAATGCTTCTTGAATTCCAAGATGATTTAGCCGCAGAAACACTTGATAGGCAATATATGTTTGGGGATTCCCTGCTTGTAGCTCCAATCCTAAATGAAGAGGGGGATGTCTCATTTTATCTGCCTAAAGGTAAATGGACCCACCTTTTAACAAATGAAATAGTCGATGGCGGGACATGGACCCATGAGAATCACGATTATTTAAGTCTTCCATTATATGCACGTCCTAACTCGATTATCGCAATGGGTTCAGATGAATACCATGCAGATTATGATTATGCGGATAATGTGGAACTTCATCTCTTTCAACTAGAGGATGGTAAAACGACAACTGTTACAGTCCGTAACCCGAAATCAGAAGTAGAATTAACGGTTACAGCAACTCGATTTGGAAATGAGCTTATTGTAAATGCTACTGAAACAACTGGAAAACCATGGAGCCTTTTATTGAGAGGCATTTCTGAAATAAGCAAGACTGATAATGTGAAAATTGAGGCAACTGACTTGGGGATGAAACTGATACCAGAACAAGGTACTCAAAGCTTTAAAGTTAGTCTGTAA
- a CDS encoding YitT family protein — protein MKNLFVIAGSLVVAFAFNFFLVPYGILSSGISGIAILIGLITPFDIGLMNLLLNLPLLILGYFKLGKMITINTLICVISLSVFLYLLPAVPVTDNILLSTIFGGIIGGFGVGIILKSSGTSGGLDIIAIILSRTSNAPVGLLLTAMNGIIVLISGAAFSWNIALYTLLSIYLTGKMIDTIHTDHIKLTMQIVTSKGELIRKELLESIYRGLTITEGYGGYSQEKKQIIMMVVTRYETAQIKKIVRNHDENAFINIFETVEVDGLFAKN, from the coding sequence TTGAAAAATCTATTTGTTATCGCAGGCTCATTGGTTGTGGCTTTTGCCTTTAATTTCTTTCTAGTTCCATATGGAATCTTGAGTAGCGGGATAAGTGGTATTGCTATTTTGATTGGGTTAATCACTCCATTTGATATTGGCTTAATGAATCTGCTGCTAAATCTACCCTTACTGATTTTAGGCTATTTTAAACTTGGGAAAATGATAACAATCAATACACTCATTTGTGTTATATCACTCTCGGTTTTCTTATATCTTTTGCCTGCAGTTCCTGTGACAGACAATATATTACTCTCAACCATTTTTGGCGGGATCATTGGAGGCTTTGGAGTCGGCATCATTTTAAAGTCCTCCGGAACTTCTGGTGGTTTGGATATTATTGCGATTATCCTTTCCCGAACAAGTAATGCTCCCGTTGGTCTTCTCCTGACTGCTATGAACGGCATTATCGTTCTTATTTCTGGAGCTGCTTTTAGTTGGAATATCGCATTATACACACTCTTGTCTATCTATCTGACTGGTAAAATGATTGATACCATTCACACGGATCATATAAAATTGACTATGCAGATTGTGACTTCGAAAGGTGAGTTAATACGAAAAGAATTACTCGAATCAATCTATAGAGGGCTTACAATTACGGAAGGTTATGGCGGCTACTCTCAAGAGAAAAAACAGATAATCATGATGGTCGTTACACGATACGAAACGGCACAAATAAAGAAAATTGTCCGAAACCATGATGAAAATGCATTTATAAATATATTTGAGACAGTAGAAGTTGACGGTTTATTCGCTAAAAATTAG
- a CDS encoding DUF5661 family protein, whose product MALLLGIDFNKSKFDSDEFWMGVNIELEHGKISSQTNVTGDNPITTGKIALAHLNEIPDYYKRLKVLEEEAKASWNE is encoded by the coding sequence ATTGCTTTACTTTTAGGAATTGATTTTAATAAAAGCAAGTTTGATTCAGATGAGTTTTGGATGGGAGTAAATATAGAGCTTGAACATGGAAAAATATCCAGCCAAACTAATGTCACAGGAGATAATCCAATTACTACTGGAAAAATTGCATTGGCTCATCTTAATGAAATTCCTGATTATTACAAAAGATTAAAGGTACTTGAGGAAGAAGCAAAGGCCTCTTGGAACGAATAA
- a CDS encoding GH1 family beta-glucosidase, whose product MTIIQFPKDMKWGTATASYQIEGAAFEDGRGLSIWDTFSHTPGKVVNGDNGDVACDSYHRYEEDIQLMKELGISVYRFSVAWPRIFPNGKGEINPKGLEFYHKFVNALLENGIEPMCTLYHWDLPQALQDTGGWANRDTVKAFVEYAETMFKEFNGKIKKWITLNEPLCISYIANYVGAHAPGNKDLQLATDISHHLLVAHGRTVQKFRELGTKGEIGYAPNTTWFEPFSNRLEDVEACYREIDHQVRWFMDPVFIGEYPQNLVDWFKEKGVELPIEKGDMDSIQQPIDFLGINYYAGQIGRYKENTGLFDCEIVEMGYDRTDIGWPVYPDGFYNVLSYVTERYGNVPIYITENGACYNDEPVSGTVKDAKRIKYLQQHLTALSRVIESGVNIKGYFLWSMLDNFEWAEGFSKRFGIVHVDYNTLVRRKKDSYYWYKKVVNNNWFEY is encoded by the coding sequence ATGACAATTATTCAATTTCCAAAAGACATGAAGTGGGGCACCGCAACTGCTTCTTATCAGATTGAAGGTGCAGCTTTTGAAGATGGGCGTGGATTATCGATTTGGGATACCTTTTCTCATACACCTGGAAAGGTGGTAAATGGTGATAACGGGGACGTTGCCTGTGATTCCTACCACCGATATGAAGAAGATATTCAACTAATGAAGGAATTAGGAATTAGTGTTTATCGTTTTTCAGTAGCTTGGCCAAGAATTTTTCCAAACGGCAAGGGAGAAATTAACCCAAAAGGATTAGAGTTTTATCATAAATTTGTTAATGCATTACTTGAAAATGGTATTGAACCAATGTGTACATTGTATCATTGGGATCTTCCCCAAGCCCTCCAAGATACTGGCGGCTGGGCAAACCGTGATACGGTTAAAGCTTTTGTGGAATATGCAGAGACAATGTTTAAGGAATTCAATGGGAAAATAAAAAAATGGATTACGCTAAATGAACCATTATGTATTTCATATATCGCTAATTATGTAGGTGCCCATGCGCCTGGAAATAAAGATTTACAACTTGCCACTGATATTTCTCATCATCTACTAGTTGCCCATGGAAGGACTGTACAAAAATTTAGAGAGCTTGGCACTAAAGGTGAAATTGGCTATGCTCCAAATACAACATGGTTTGAACCATTTAGCAATAGGCTAGAAGATGTTGAGGCTTGTTACAGAGAGATCGATCATCAAGTTAGATGGTTTATGGACCCTGTTTTTATAGGGGAGTATCCTCAGAATTTAGTTGATTGGTTTAAGGAAAAAGGTGTAGAGCTCCCTATAGAGAAAGGCGATATGGATTCCATCCAACAGCCAATTGATTTCTTAGGAATCAATTATTATGCTGGTCAAATTGGACGTTATAAGGAGAATACTGGGCTATTTGATTGTGAAATAGTCGAAATGGGTTATGATCGTACTGATATTGGATGGCCTGTTTATCCGGATGGATTTTATAACGTATTATCGTATGTGACTGAAAGATATGGAAATGTACCCATTTATATTACTGAAAATGGGGCATGCTACAATGATGAGCCTGTCTCCGGCACTGTAAAAGATGCCAAGAGAATTAAATACCTTCAGCAGCATTTAACAGCCTTAAGCAGAGTAATAGAATCAGGAGTGAATATTAAAGGTTATTTCTTGTGGTCTATGTTAGATAATTTTGAATGGGCAGAGGGGTTTAGTAAAAGGTTTGGAATTGTCCATGTGGACTATAATACATTAGTACGTCGGAAAAAAGACAGTTACTATTGGTATAAAAAAGTAGTAAATAACAATTGGTTTGAATATTAA
- a CDS encoding carbohydrate ABC transporter permease, translated as MKDRLFDSFIYIYLLFISVVTLYPFLNVLAISLNESIDTVRGGIYIWPRSFTLDNYKEIFQYDNLITGFINSASRTIIGTILGVLSSAMVAYTLSRADFQGRKWFSTIIVLTMYFSGGLIPGYMLIRDLGLINSYWVYIIPGIVNAFNIIIVRSFMDGLPYALQESAKIDGANDFTIFWKIIMPLCKPVLATVALFVAVGHWNSWFDTYLYNSMNENLTTLQYELMKILQNTSMGSTDPNSMKGMTADQLKTFVSPESIKMAISIVTIVPILVIYPFVQKYFVQGMTIGAVKS; from the coding sequence ATGAAAGATCGTTTGTTTGATAGTTTTATATATATATATTTACTCTTTATTTCGGTAGTAACCTTATATCCTTTTTTAAACGTATTAGCCATTTCCTTAAATGAGTCAATAGATACTGTTCGAGGCGGCATTTATATATGGCCAAGATCGTTTACATTAGACAATTATAAAGAAATATTCCAATACGATAACTTGATTACAGGATTTATTAACTCAGCTTCTCGTACCATTATTGGGACAATCCTAGGAGTCCTTTCTTCTGCTATGGTTGCATACACACTAAGCCGTGCAGACTTTCAAGGCAGGAAATGGTTCTCAACCATAATTGTACTAACGATGTATTTCTCAGGCGGGCTGATTCCGGGTTACATGTTAATTAGGGATTTAGGATTAATAAATAGTTATTGGGTTTACATTATCCCGGGTATTGTAAATGCATTTAATATTATCATTGTTCGGTCGTTTATGGATGGACTTCCATATGCTTTGCAGGAATCAGCAAAGATTGATGGGGCAAATGACTTTACAATCTTCTGGAAAATTATTATGCCATTGTGTAAGCCTGTTTTGGCAACGGTTGCATTATTCGTTGCTGTTGGGCATTGGAACTCCTGGTTTGATACTTATTTATACAATAGCATGAATGAAAATTTAACTACCTTGCAATATGAATTAATGAAAATCTTACAAAATACGTCCATGGGAAGTACGGATCCTAATTCGATGAAAGGGATGACTGCGGATCAATTAAAAACATTTGTTTCTCCTGAATCAATAAAAATGGCCATTTCCATTGTTACGATTGTTCCTATCTTAGTCATCTATCCTTTTGTTCAAAAGTATTTTGTTCAAGGAATGACGATTGGTGCAGTAAAAAGTTAG
- a CDS encoding ABC transporter permease yields MRAVTSKEKSITIIQKPPKKSFWKTLVQQKYLYLMSVPFVLLVIVFNYFPLWGWTMAFQNYKPALSLFQQEWVGFEHFIELFSDERFYRALRNTLGMSVLGLTVGFVMPIIFAVLLNEVRISIFKRTVQTITYLPHFVSWVVVAGIVTKMLSTDGGVINEMLVSLGILDKPTQFMAEGTYFWGIVVASDIWKEMGWNAIIFLAAISGIDSQLYEAAKVDGAGRLRQIWHVTLPGIRPTVLVLLILNIGHLTSIGFEKQMLLGNNLVVDYAEVLDLYALNYGIGLGRFSYGTAIGIFNSVISIILLFVANGIFKKYSNSSVM; encoded by the coding sequence GTGAGAGCGGTTACTAGCAAAGAGAAATCAATTACTATTATTCAAAAACCCCCAAAAAAGAGCTTCTGGAAAACATTGGTGCAACAAAAATATTTATATTTGATGTCTGTCCCTTTTGTTCTTTTAGTTATTGTTTTTAATTATTTTCCTTTATGGGGATGGACAATGGCATTTCAAAATTATAAGCCAGCTCTTTCTCTTTTCCAGCAAGAATGGGTTGGGTTCGAACATTTTATAGAACTGTTTTCAGACGAACGGTTTTATCGGGCACTAAGAAATACACTTGGTATGAGTGTTCTTGGATTAACGGTAGGTTTTGTAATGCCGATTATTTTTGCAGTCCTGTTAAATGAAGTACGGATATCCATATTTAAACGAACAGTCCAGACCATTACTTATTTGCCACACTTCGTATCTTGGGTGGTTGTTGCTGGCATAGTGACAAAAATGCTCTCTACTGATGGTGGGGTTATTAATGAAATGTTAGTAAGCTTAGGTATTCTTGATAAACCTACCCAATTTATGGCAGAAGGTACGTATTTTTGGGGAATTGTTGTAGCTTCTGATATTTGGAAAGAGATGGGATGGAATGCAATCATTTTCCTTGCTGCAATCTCAGGGATTGACTCTCAGCTATATGAGGCAGCAAAGGTAGATGGTGCAGGCCGGTTAAGGCAAATTTGGCATGTAACGCTGCCAGGTATAAGGCCAACGGTACTCGTTTTATTAATTTTAAATATCGGCCATTTAACCAGCATTGGGTTTGAGAAACAAATGCTGTTAGGAAATAACTTAGTCGTTGATTATGCAGAAGTACTAGATTTGTATGCATTGAATTATGGAATCGGGTTAGGTCGATTCTCATATGGGACTGCAATCGGCATATTTAACTCTGTAATCAGTATTATTCTATTATTTGTGGCCAATGGAATTTTCAAGAAATACTCAAACTCCAGTGTGATGTAA